One segment of Drosophila mauritiana strain mau12 chromosome 3R, ASM438214v1, whole genome shotgun sequence DNA contains the following:
- the LOC117144796 gene encoding opsin Rh3, translating to MESANVSSSLFGNVSTALRPEARLSAETRLLGWNVPPEELRHIPEHWLTYPEPPESMNYLLGTLYIFFTLMSMLGNGLVIWVFSAAKSLRTPSNILVINLAFCDFMMMVKTPIFIYNSFHQGYALGHLGCQIFGIIGSYTGIAAGATNAFIAYDRFNVITRPMEGKMTHGKAIAMIIFIYMYATPWVVACYTETWGRFVPEGYLTSCTFDYLTDNFDTRLFVGCIFFFSFVCPTTMITYYYSQIVGHVFSHEKALRDQAKKMNVESLRSNVDKSKETAEIRIAKAAITICFLFFCSWTPYGVMSLIGAFGDKTLLTPGATMIPACACKMVACIDPFVYAISHPRYRMELQKRCPWLALNEKAPESSAVASTSTTQEPQQTTAA from the coding sequence ATGGAGTCCGCTAACGTGTCGTCGAGTCTATTTGGCAACGTGTCCACCGCGCTGCGGCCGGAGGCGCGGCTCTCCGCCGAAACGCGTCTGCTGGGCTGGAATGTGCCGCCGGAGGAGCTGCGTCACATTCCCGAGCACTGGCTAACTTACCCGGAACCGCCCGAATCGATGAACTACCTGCTGGGCACGCTCTACATCTTTTTCACCCTGATGTCGATGCTGGGCAATGGACTGGTGATCTGGGTCTTCTCGGCAGCCAAATCGCTGCGAACTCCCTCCAATATACTGGTCATCAATCTGGCTTTCTGCGACTTCATGATGATGGTCAAGACTCCGATATTCATCTACAATAGTTTCCACCAGGGATACGCGCTGGGTCATCTGGGATGCCAGATCTTTGGGATCATTGGCTCCTATACGGGAATCGCTGCCGGTGCCACCAATGCGTTTATAGCCTACGATCGATTCAATGTGATCACGCGACCCATGGAGGGCAAGATGACGCATGGCAAGGCCATTGCCATGATCATATTCATCTACATGTACGCCACTCCATGGGTGGTTGCCTGCTACACGGAGACTTGGGGCCGTTTTGTGCCGGAGGGATATCTGACGTCCTGCACCTTTGACTATCTTACCGATAACTTCGATACGCGCCTCTTTGTGGGCTGCATCTTCTTCTTCAGCTTTGTGTGCCCCACCACGATGATCACGTATTACTATTCCCAGATTGTGGGCCATGTCTTTAGCCACGAGAAAGCACTGCGGGATCAGGCCAAGAAGATGAACGTGGAATCGCTGCGCTCGAATGTGGACAAAAGCAAGGAGACGGCGGAAATCCGTATAGCCAAGGCGGCCATCACCATCTGCTTCCTGTTCTTTTGCTCGTGGACGCCGTACGGAGTTATGTCGCTGATTGGCGCCTTTGGGGATAAGACCCTTTTGACGCCCGGAGCCACAATGATTCCCGCCTGTGCCTGCAAAATGGTGGCCTGCATCGATCCGTTCGTGTACGCCATAAGTCACCCCAGATACCGCATGGAGCTGCAGAAGCGATGTCCCTGGCTGGCGCTCAACGAAAAGGCGCCGGAATCGTCGGCTGTCGCCtccaccagcaccacccagGAACCGCAGCAGACCACCGCCGCCTAA
- the LOC117145483 gene encoding uncharacterized protein LOC117145483, with protein sequence MIQKATVDGEVDGCQGKQNFPWEPQDLQDFQDQHQMQQQKQKQNENQNPAVQLAAGALCCRRDTLYVYKRRQTYFLSTRINFAFQIYIFKLSNHGEAKARKGRIKSKFTKT encoded by the exons ATGATACAAAAGGCAACAGTGGATGGCGAAGTAGATGGG TGCCAGGGCAAACAAAACTTTCCGTGGGAGCCGCAGGACCTCCAGGACTTCCAGGACCAACAccagatgcagcagcagaagcagaaacagaaCGAGAACCAGAACCCTGCCGTGCAACTGGCAGCTGGTGCTTTGTGCTGCCGGCGGGACACCTTGTATGTATACAAAAGACGCCAGACATATTTTCTTTCAACGAGAATAAACTTTgcttttcaaatatatattttcaaactTTCAAACCATGGTGAAGCCAAAGCCAGAAAGGGGCGCATTAAGTCCAAGTTTACGAAAACTTAA